A genome region from Setaria italica strain Yugu1 chromosome III, Setaria_italica_v2.0, whole genome shotgun sequence includes the following:
- the LOC101780776 gene encoding putative leucine-rich repeat receptor-like serine/threonine-protein kinase At2g14440, with product MPPPTRPLHAAAALLLLLLPAHLALAAAQGFRGFSYLLNCGSASATTDGRGLRWEPDAPYVSAGAPSAPTLPGAGGLLDPTLATFRSFPHRPRSKFCYELPVDKNRRYLLRPTFFYGALSASSSSSSSSSAPPPPVFDLIVDGTFWTAVNTTDDALAGAASSYEGVFPASGRNMSFCLGVNPDYTDAGPFISALQVIQLDDSVYNATDFKTSAMGLIARTKFGSTGEIERYPDDSFDRYWQPFPDSKHAVSSTQNVTSADFWNLPPPNVFNTAFVAEQDAPLVLQWPPMPVQNDSYYVALYFADTLPENSRTFNVYINDYLFIGDLTVTSAGLSVFATQWILSGLTRVILQPASPSALPPLINAGEVFGLFPLGRLTYARDVRALESIKKNLQNVPEDWNGDPCMPSGYSWTGVTCDEGSRIRVISLNLSGMGLSGSISPEIASLTALTNISFGHNSLLGPIPDLSNLSKLERLHLQENNLSGSVPRTLGTINTLRELFLYSNSLSGPVPDNLLNKQGLTYRFLPGNLFAPPPPH from the exons ATGCCGCCGCCTACCCGccccctccacgccgccgccgcgctcctcctcctcctcctccccgcccacctcgccctcgccgccgcgcagggGTTCCGTGGCTTCTCCTACCTCCTCAACTGCGGCTCTGCGTCCGCGACCACCGACGGCCGCGGCCTCCGCTGGGAGCCCGACGCCCCCTACGTCTCCGCCGGCGCTCCCAGCGCACCCACGCTcccgggcgcgggcggcctccTCGACCCCACGCTCGCCACGTTCCGCTCCTTCCCTCACCGCCCCAGGTCCAAGTTCTGCTACGAGCTCCCCGTCGACAAGAACCGCCGCTACCTGCTCCGCCCCACCTTCTTCTACGGCGcgctctccgcctcctcctcctcctcctcctcctcctccgcgccgccgccgcccgtcttCGATCTGATCGTGGATGGCACCTTCTGGACCGCCGTCAATACCACCGACGACGCGCTGGCCGGCGCCGCGTCGTCCTACGAGGGTGTTTTCCCCGCGAGCGGCAGGAACATGAGCTTCTGCCTCGGGGTGAACCCGGACTACACCGACGCCGGCCCGTTCATCTCCGCGCTGCAGGTGATCCAGCTCGACGATTCCGTGTACAACGCCACGGATTTCAAAACCAGCGCTATGGGCCTTATAGCTCGCACCAAATTTGGCTCCACTGGCGAAATCGAGAG GTACCCTGATGACAGTTTTGATCGCTATTGGCAGCCATTCCCTGACAGCAAACATGCAGTTAGTAGCACCCAAAATGTTACATCAGCTGATTTCTGGAATCTCCCCCCTCCCAACGTGTTTAACACAGCTTTCGTAGCGGAACAAGATGCACCCCTAGTGTTACAATGGCCTCCAATGCCTGTCCAGAATGATAGCTATTATGTTGCCCTCTACTTTGCTGACACATTACCTGAGAATTCAAGGACCTTTAACGTATATATAAATGATTACCTGTTTATCGGAGATCTAACTGTCACATCAGCTGGTCTTTCTGTCTTTGCAACACAATGGATTCTCTCAGGCTTGACCAGAGTTATATTGCAACCTGCATCTCCTTCTGCTCTTCCCCCACTTATCAATGCTGGCGAGGTCTTCGGACTTTTTCCCCTAGGAAGATTGACATATGCACGGGATG TACGTGCTCTGGAGAGTATAAAGAAAAACCTTCAAAATGTACCTGAAGATTGGAATGGAGATCCATGTATGCCCTCAGGATATTCTTGGACGGGAGTTACATGTGATGAAGGATCAAGAATACGTGTCATCTCATT GAACTTATCTGGTATGGGTCTCTCTGGATCTATTTCACCTGAAATTGCGAGCCTGACCGCTTTGACTAATAT ATCTTTCGGACACAACAGCCTGCTTGGACCGATTCCAGATCTTAGCAACCTAAGCAAGCTTGAACGGCT GCACCTGCAAGAAAATAATCTATCTGGATCAGTACCTAGGACATTGGGGACAATCAACACATTGCGTGAACT GTTTTTGTACAGCAATTCTTTATCTGGACCAGTTCCAGATAATTTACTGAACAAGCAAGGATTGACTTACAG ATTTCTTCCTGGGAATCTCTtcgccccaccaccaccgcactAA
- the LOC101781180 gene encoding peroxisomal adenine nucleotide carrier 1: MAGDGGSGVDWESLAEATSGAIGSLVSTTVLYPLDTCKTKFQAELQTHHGAHKYRNLSDVFWEAIRKKQLLSLYQGLNTKNIQSFISSFFYFYGYSYFKRLYLEKSGAKSIGTTANLVVAAAAGACTVIVTQPLDTAASRMQTSTFGKSKGLRETLTEGTWMEAFDGLGISIILTCNPSIQYTVFDQLKQRIIQRQRRKNGGSTEDNSRVALSAFSAFLLGAVSKSIATVLTYPLIRCKVMIQAADPDEDDEDESERPSKSRAPKTMLGALHAIWSKEGIPGFFKGLHAQILKTVLSSALLLMIKEKISKFTWVSLLALRRYLFVSQKRIKTA, translated from the exons ATGGCGGgggacggcggcagcggggtgGACTGGGAGAGCCTCGCGGAGGCCACATCGGGGGCAATCGGCTCGCTCGTCAGCACCACCGTGCTCTACCCGCTCGACACCTGCAAGACCAAGTTCCAGGCCGAGCTCCAGACGCACCACGGCGCGCACAAGTATAG GAACCTTTCAGATGTCTTTTGGGAAGCAATTCGTAAAAAGCAACTTTTGTCCCTATATCAGGGTCTTAACACGAAGAACATTCAGTCCTTTATTTCGTCGTTCTTTTACTTTTATGGGTATAGCTACTTTAAAAGACTTTACTTGGAGAAGAGTGGAGCAAAGTCTATTGGAACAACAGCCAACTTGGTagttgcagctgctgctggtgcttgcACAGTTATCGTGACACAG CCACTAGATACAGCAGCTTCTAGGATGCAGACAAGTACCTTTGGAAAGTCAAAAGGGCTGAGGGAAACTCTTACAGAGGGTACTTGGATGGAAGCATTCGATGGATTGGGCATTTCCATTATATTGACTTGCAATCCTTCTATTCAG TATACTGTATTTGATCAGCTCAAGCAAAGGATAATTCAGAGGCAGCGACGTAAAAATGGAGGATCAACAGAGGATAATTCCCGAGTTGCTCTTTCTGCTTTCTCAGCTTTTCTCCTTGGTGCCGTCTCTAAAAGTATTGCTACAGTATTGACTTATCCATTAATCAG GTGCAAGGTGATGATTCAGGCTGCAGACCctgatgaggatgatgaggacgaaTCAGAAAGGCCAAGCAAATCAAGAGCGCCCAAAACGATGCTAGGTGCCTTGCATGCTATCTGGAGCAAGGAAGGCATTCCAGGTTTCTTCAAAGGTCTACATGCTCAGATCCTGAAAACAGTTCTGAGCTCTGCATTGCTGCTGATGATAAAGGAAAAGATCTCAAAGTTCACTTGGGTCTCACTACTTGCCCTGCGTCGGTATCTTTTCGTTTCTCAGAAGAGGATCAAGACCGCGTAA